A region of Mesorhizobium sp. M3A.F.Ca.ET.080.04.2.1 DNA encodes the following proteins:
- the glgC gene encoding glucose-1-phosphate adenylyltransferase: MADTKRTQPLARDAMAYVLAGGRGSRLKELTDRRAKPAVYFGGKTRIIDFALSNALNSGIRRLGVATQYKAHSLIRHLQRGWNFLRPERNESFDILPASQRVSETQWYEGTADAVYQNIDIIEAYNPEYMVILAGDHIYKMDYELMLRQHVDANADVTVGCLEVPRMEATGFGVMHVDAKDNIISFIEKPADPPGIPDKPDFALASMGIYVFRTKFLMDQLRRDAAEPGSSRDFGKDIIPHVVQHGKAVAHRFAKSCVRSTAENEAYWRDVGTVDAYWEANIDLTDVTPELDLYDRDWPIWTYAELKPPAKFVHDEDGRRGEAISSLVSGDCIISGASLRRSLIFTGARINSYSKLEEVVMLPDCYVGRNAHLKRVVIDHGVRIPEGLVVGEDPVLDAKRFRVSEKGICLITQDMINKLSS; the protein is encoded by the coding sequence ATGGCAGACACGAAACGAACCCAGCCGCTGGCACGCGATGCCATGGCCTATGTGCTGGCCGGCGGGCGCGGCAGCCGCTTGAAGGAGCTGACCGACCGGCGCGCCAAGCCTGCGGTCTATTTCGGCGGCAAGACGCGCATCATCGATTTCGCTCTGTCCAATGCGCTCAACTCCGGCATTCGCCGTCTCGGCGTCGCTACCCAGTACAAGGCGCATTCGCTGATCCGACACCTGCAGCGCGGCTGGAATTTCCTGCGGCCGGAACGAAACGAGAGCTTCGACATCCTGCCGGCCAGCCAGCGCGTCTCGGAGACCCAGTGGTACGAGGGCACGGCGGACGCCGTCTACCAGAACATCGACATCATCGAGGCCTACAACCCCGAATACATGGTCATCCTGGCCGGCGACCACATCTACAAGATGGACTACGAGCTGATGCTGCGCCAGCACGTCGACGCCAATGCCGACGTGACCGTCGGCTGCCTCGAAGTGCCGCGCATGGAGGCGACGGGCTTCGGCGTCATGCATGTGGATGCGAAGGACAACATCATCTCCTTCATCGAGAAGCCCGCCGATCCGCCCGGCATCCCCGACAAGCCGGATTTCGCGCTGGCCTCGATGGGCATCTATGTCTTCAGGACCAAGTTCCTGATGGACCAGCTGCGCCGCGATGCGGCCGAGCCGGGATCGAGCCGCGACTTCGGCAAGGACATCATCCCCCATGTCGTCCAGCACGGTAAGGCTGTCGCGCATCGCTTCGCCAAGTCCTGCGTGCGCTCGACGGCCGAGAACGAGGCCTACTGGCGCGATGTCGGAACGGTCGACGCCTATTGGGAAGCCAATATCGACCTCACCGACGTTACCCCCGAGCTCGACCTTTACGACCGCGACTGGCCGATCTGGACCTATGCCGAATTGAAGCCGCCGGCGAAATTCGTGCATGACGAGGACGGCCGGCGCGGCGAGGCGATTTCCTCGCTGGTTTCGGGCGACTGCATCATTTCCGGCGCATCGCTGCGCCGCAGCCTGATCTTCACCGGCGCGCGCATCAATTCCTATTCCAAGCTGGAAGAGGTGGTCATGCTTCCCGACTGCTATGTCGGGCGCAACGCGCATCTCAAGCGCGTCGTCATCGACCATGGCGTGCGCATTCCGGAGGGGCTTGTGGTCGGCGAGGACCCGGTGCTCGACGCCAAGCGCTTCCGCGTTTCGGAAAAGGGCATCTGCCTGATCACGCAGGACATGATCAACAAGCTGTCAAGCTGA
- the glgB gene encoding 1,4-alpha-glucan branching protein GlgB — translation MRKPRATAATSGPDGLAPAGDVAAIVAGTHGDPFAILGVHEAGKGFVARCFVPNAESVTAYTLAGKEAGELVRSNDAGFFEGRLSIRKRQPLRYHAKNAGADWWLTDPYSFGPVLGPMDDYYMAEGSHLRLFDKLGAHIIDHEGATGVHFAVWAPNAKRVSVVGDFNEWDGRRHTMRDRKDTGIWELFIPDLGAGRPYKFEIIAPDGVRLPLKADPFAFESELRPATASVTAPPMAHRWGDEAHRSFWQKADPRREAISIYEVHAGSWQLRDDGTFLSWDELAERLIPYVVDTGFTHIEFLPISEHPFDPSWGYQTTGLYTPTARFGDPDGFARFVDGAHRAGVGVILDWVPAHFPVDEHGLVRFDGTALYEHEDPRQGFHPDWNTAIYNFGRREVVSFLVNNALFWAEKYHVDGLRVDAVASMLYLDYSRKAGEWIPNEKGGRENLQAVDFLQKMNKELYGHHPGVITIAEESTSWPKVSRPVHEGGLGFGFKWNMGFMHDTLEYLSKEPIYRKHHHNEVTFGLIYAFSENFVLPLSHDEVVHGKGTLLHKMAGDDWQKFATLRAYYAFMWGYPGKKLLFMGQEFAQRREWSEARALDWDLLQHGPHRGVRQVVRDLNYLYRSRPALHARDCEPEGFSWLIVDDRDNSVFAWLRSAPGGNPIAVISNFTPVPRENYRVPLPKAGEWREIINTDAGDYGGSGMGNGGMVEASGEEGTSATMLLPPLSTIMLEFVAD, via the coding sequence ATGAGGAAGCCGCGCGCGACCGCTGCGACAAGCGGGCCGGACGGACTGGCGCCAGCCGGCGATGTCGCGGCGATTGTTGCCGGCACGCATGGCGATCCCTTTGCAATCCTGGGCGTGCATGAAGCCGGCAAGGGCTTCGTCGCTCGCTGCTTCGTGCCGAATGCCGAATCCGTCACCGCCTACACGCTGGCCGGCAAGGAGGCTGGCGAACTCGTCCGCAGCAACGACGCCGGTTTTTTCGAAGGCAGGCTTTCGATCCGCAAACGCCAGCCGCTGCGCTACCACGCGAAAAATGCCGGCGCCGACTGGTGGCTGACCGATCCCTATTCCTTCGGCCCGGTGCTCGGCCCGATGGACGACTACTATATGGCCGAGGGCTCGCATCTGAGGCTGTTCGACAAGCTCGGCGCCCATATCATCGACCATGAGGGCGCCACCGGCGTGCATTTCGCCGTCTGGGCGCCCAATGCGAAACGCGTCTCCGTCGTCGGCGATTTCAACGAATGGGACGGTCGCCGGCACACCATGCGCGACCGCAAGGACACCGGTATCTGGGAACTGTTCATTCCCGATCTAGGCGCCGGCCGGCCTTACAAGTTCGAGATCATCGCTCCCGATGGCGTCAGGCTGCCGCTCAAGGCCGACCCGTTCGCCTTCGAGTCGGAGCTGCGCCCGGCGACGGCCTCGGTGACGGCGCCGCCGATGGCGCATCGATGGGGCGACGAGGCGCACCGCAGCTTCTGGCAAAAGGCCGATCCGCGCCGCGAGGCGATCTCGATCTACGAGGTCCATGCCGGCTCGTGGCAGCTTCGCGACGACGGCACGTTCTTGAGCTGGGACGAGCTTGCCGAGCGGCTGATCCCCTATGTGGTCGACACCGGCTTCACCCACATCGAGTTCCTGCCGATCTCGGAACATCCCTTCGATCCGTCCTGGGGCTATCAGACGACCGGCCTCTATACCCCGACCGCCCGCTTCGGCGACCCGGACGGCTTCGCCCGCTTCGTCGACGGCGCCCACCGCGCCGGCGTCGGCGTCATCCTCGACTGGGTGCCGGCGCATTTTCCAGTCGACGAGCACGGGCTCGTGCGCTTCGACGGCACCGCGCTTTACGAGCATGAGGACCCGCGCCAGGGTTTTCATCCCGACTGGAACACCGCCATCTACAATTTCGGCCGTCGCGAGGTGGTGTCGTTCCTCGTCAACAACGCGCTGTTCTGGGCCGAGAAATACCATGTCGACGGATTGCGCGTCGACGCCGTCGCCTCGATGCTTTACCTCGACTATTCGCGCAAGGCGGGGGAGTGGATCCCCAACGAGAAGGGCGGACGCGAGAACCTGCAGGCCGTCGACTTCCTGCAGAAGATGAACAAGGAGCTCTACGGCCACCACCCCGGCGTGATCACCATCGCCGAGGAATCGACCTCATGGCCGAAAGTGTCGCGCCCGGTGCATGAAGGCGGGCTCGGTTTCGGCTTCAAGTGGAACATGGGCTTCATGCACGACACGCTGGAATATCTTTCCAAGGAGCCGATCTATCGCAAGCACCATCACAACGAAGTCACCTTCGGCCTGATCTACGCATTTTCCGAAAATTTCGTGCTGCCGCTCTCCCATGACGAGGTCGTGCACGGCAAGGGCACGCTGCTCCACAAGATGGCCGGCGACGACTGGCAGAAGTTCGCCACGCTGCGTGCCTACTACGCCTTCATGTGGGGTTATCCCGGCAAGAAGCTCCTTTTCATGGGCCAGGAATTCGCCCAGCGCCGCGAATGGAGCGAGGCGCGCGCGCTCGACTGGGACTTGCTGCAACACGGCCCGCATCGCGGCGTCCGCCAAGTCGTGCGAGATCTCAACTATCTCTACCGTTCGCGCCCGGCATTGCATGCGCGTGACTGCGAACCGGAAGGCTTCTCCTGGCTGATCGTCGACGATCGCGACAACTCGGTCTTCGCCTGGCTGCGCAGCGCGCCCGGCGGCAATCCGATCGCGGTCATCTCCAACTTCACGCCGGTGCCGCGCGAGAACTATCGCGTGCCGCTGCCGAAGGCCGGCGAATGGCGCGAGATCATCAACACCGATGCCGGCGATTATGGCGGCTCCGGCATGGGCAATGGCGGCATGGTCGAGGCGAGCGGAGAGGAGGGCACATCGGCGACGATGCTGTTGCCGCCGCTGTCGACGATCATGCTGGAATTCGTCGCGGACTGA
- a CDS encoding glycogen/starch/alpha-glucan phosphorylase encodes MTRAMTSEAPALDHPDPKTLANEVLLALKYRLGKDTTVATPYDWLTASIKVVRDRVVDQWIQATKEAYDKQEKRVYYLSLEFLIGRLMRDAFSNLGLMENMREALASLDVDLDLIAALEPDAALGNGGLGRLAACFMESMATVDIPAHGYGIRYANGMFRQEIHDGWQVELPETWLDHGNPWEFERRERSFEVGFGGSVESITSRDGRLERHVWKPTEHVLAVAYDTPVAGWRAKRVNTLRLWSGMPIDPILLDKFNAGDHIGALAESNKADALSRVLYPADSHMAGQELRLRQEYFFSTASLQDIVQRHLSQYGDLKSLPDKAAIHLNDTHPAVAVPELMRLLMDVHGMDFDQAWDVTKRTFGYTNHTLLPEALESWPVPLFERLLPRHMQIVYAINAQVLLEARATGKFSGDQIARISLIQENGDRRVRMGNLAFVGSHSINGVSALHTDLMKETVFADLHKLYPDRINNKTNGITPRRWLIQCNPGLTALAREAIGDRFMDDIEAIKGLDAFAGDAAFREKFAAVKRQNKTRLANLVADRLGIRLDPSALFDIQIKRIHEYKRQLLNILEAIALYDQIRSHPERDWMPRVKFFGGKAAPSYHNAKLIIKLANDVAKVINRDPAVRGLLKVVFLPNYNVSLAEVMMPAADLSEQISTAGMEASGTGNMKFALNGALTIGTLDGANVEIKQCVGDDNIFIFGLTTAEVAQRRGNGYDPRGVIESSPELAQAVAAISSGVFSPDDPNRYRELMNGLYQSDWFMVAADFDSYAACQREVDAVWRNSPDWQARAIRNVARVGWFSSDRTIRQYAKEIWNVPV; translated from the coding sequence ATGACGCGTGCAATGACATCCGAAGCCCCCGCTCTCGACCATCCCGATCCCAAGACGCTCGCCAACGAGGTGCTTCTCGCCCTCAAATACCGGCTCGGCAAGGACACCACCGTTGCTACGCCCTATGACTGGCTGACAGCCTCGATCAAGGTCGTGCGCGACCGTGTCGTCGATCAGTGGATCCAGGCGACCAAGGAGGCCTACGACAAGCAGGAAAAGCGGGTCTATTACCTCTCGCTCGAATTCCTGATCGGCCGCCTGATGCGCGACGCCTTCTCCAATCTGGGCCTGATGGAGAACATGCGCGAAGCGCTGGCCTCGCTCGATGTCGACCTCGACCTCATCGCCGCGCTCGAACCGGACGCGGCCCTCGGCAATGGCGGCCTTGGCCGGCTCGCCGCCTGCTTCATGGAAAGCATGGCGACCGTCGACATTCCCGCTCACGGCTACGGCATTCGCTACGCCAACGGCATGTTCCGCCAGGAAATCCATGACGGCTGGCAGGTCGAATTGCCGGAGACCTGGCTTGATCACGGCAATCCCTGGGAGTTCGAACGGCGCGAGCGCTCATTCGAGGTCGGCTTCGGCGGCTCGGTGGAATCGATCACCTCCAGGGACGGCCGGCTCGAACGCCACGTCTGGAAGCCGACCGAGCATGTGCTTGCCGTCGCCTATGACACGCCGGTCGCCGGCTGGCGCGCCAAGCGCGTCAACACGCTGCGGCTCTGGTCCGGCATGCCGATCGACCCGATCCTGCTCGACAAGTTCAACGCAGGCGACCACATCGGCGCGCTCGCCGAAAGCAACAAGGCCGATGCGCTGTCGCGAGTTCTCTATCCCGCCGATTCGCATATGGCCGGGCAGGAGCTCAGGCTCAGACAGGAATATTTCTTCTCCACCGCCTCGCTGCAGGACATCGTCCAGCGGCATCTCAGCCAGTATGGCGATCTGAAATCGCTGCCGGACAAGGCCGCCATCCACCTGAACGACACCCATCCCGCTGTTGCCGTGCCGGAACTGATGCGGCTCTTGATGGATGTCCACGGCATGGATTTCGACCAGGCCTGGGACGTCACCAAGCGCACCTTCGGCTACACCAACCACACCCTTCTTCCCGAAGCCCTGGAGAGCTGGCCGGTGCCGCTGTTCGAACGGCTTTTGCCGCGCCACATGCAGATCGTCTACGCCATCAACGCGCAGGTGCTGCTCGAGGCCCGCGCCACCGGAAAGTTCTCCGGCGACCAGATCGCCAGAATCTCGCTCATTCAGGAGAACGGCGACCGCCGCGTGCGCATGGGCAATCTCGCCTTCGTCGGTTCGCATTCGATCAACGGTGTCTCGGCGCTGCACACCGATCTGATGAAGGAGACGGTGTTTGCCGATCTCCACAAGCTCTACCCCGATCGCATCAACAACAAGACCAACGGCATCACGCCGCGGCGCTGGCTGATCCAGTGCAATCCGGGACTGACCGCGCTCGCCCGCGAGGCGATCGGCGACCGCTTCATGGACGACATCGAGGCGATCAAGGGCCTCGATGCGTTTGCCGGCGATGCCGCCTTCCGCGAGAAGTTCGCCGCCGTGAAGCGGCAGAACAAGACGCGCCTCGCCAATCTCGTCGCCGACCGGCTCGGCATCAGGCTCGATCCTTCGGCGCTGTTCGACATCCAGATCAAGCGCATCCACGAGTATAAGCGCCAGCTGCTCAACATCCTGGAGGCGATCGCGCTCTACGATCAGATCCGCTCGCATCCCGAGCGGGACTGGATGCCGCGCGTGAAGTTCTTCGGCGGCAAGGCGGCGCCCAGCTATCACAACGCCAAGCTGATCATCAAACTGGCCAACGATGTCGCCAAGGTCATCAATCGCGATCCGGCGGTGCGCGGCCTGCTGAAGGTGGTGTTCCTGCCGAACTACAATGTCAGCCTGGCCGAGGTGATGATGCCGGCCGCCGACCTGTCGGAACAGATCTCGACCGCCGGCATGGAGGCGTCGGGCACCGGCAATATGAAGTTCGCGCTGAACGGCGCCCTGACGATCGGCACGCTTGACGGCGCCAATGTCGAGATCAAGCAATGCGTCGGCGACGACAACATCTTCATCTTCGGTCTCACCACCGCCGAGGTCGCGCAGCGCCGCGGCAATGGCTATGATCCGCGCGGCGTGATCGAATCCTCGCCCGAACTGGCGCAGGCGGTGGCGGCGATTTCCTCCGGCGTGTTCTCGCCCGACGATCCCAACCGCTATCGCGAACTGATGAACGGCCTCTATCAGAGCGACTGGTTCATGGTGGCTGCCGATTTCGATTCCTATGCCGCCTGCCAGCGCGAGGTCGACGCCGTCTGGCGCAACAGTCCCGACTGGCAAGCCCGGGCCATCCGCAATGTCGCCCGCGTCGGCTGGTTCTCGTCCGACCGCACCATCCGCCAATATGCGAAAGAAATCTGGAACGTACCTGTCTGA
- a CDS encoding ATP-binding cassette domain-containing protein, with translation MTQQPVLTARNLTKRYGRVTALNACDFDLYPGEILAVIGDNGAGKSTLIKAISGAVIPDEGTIELDGKQVLFRSPIEAREAGIETVYQNLALSPALSIADNMFLGREIRKPGPLGSWFRMLDRPAMEKRARDKLTELGLMTIQNISQAVETLSGGQRQGVAVARAAAFGSKVVIMDEPTAALGVKESRRVLELILDVKKRGLPIVLISHNMPHVFEVADRIHIHRLGRRLCVVDPKQISMSDAVALMTGAKKPPEDALAA, from the coding sequence ATGACTCAGCAGCCTGTCCTCACCGCGCGCAATCTCACCAAGCGCTATGGCCGAGTCACCGCGCTCAACGCCTGCGACTTCGATCTCTATCCGGGCGAAATCCTGGCCGTGATCGGCGACAACGGCGCCGGCAAGTCGACGCTGATCAAGGCGATCTCCGGGGCGGTGATCCCCGACGAGGGCACGATCGAGCTCGACGGCAAGCAGGTTCTGTTCCGCTCGCCGATCGAGGCACGCGAGGCCGGCATCGAGACCGTCTATCAGAACCTGGCGTTGTCGCCGGCGCTGTCGATCGCCGACAACATGTTCCTCGGCCGCGAGATCCGCAAACCCGGCCCGCTTGGCAGCTGGTTCCGCATGCTCGACCGGCCGGCGATGGAAAAGCGCGCCCGCGACAAGCTCACCGAGCTTGGGCTGATGACCATCCAGAACATCAGCCAGGCGGTCGAAACGCTGTCCGGCGGCCAGCGGCAGGGCGTGGCGGTGGCGCGGGCCGCCGCCTTCGGCTCGAAAGTGGTGATCATGGACGAGCCGACGGCAGCCCTTGGCGTCAAGGAAAGCCGGCGCGTGCTTGAACTCATCCTCGACGTCAAGAAGCGCGGCCTGCCCATCGTGCTCATCTCGCACAACATGCCGCATGTCTTCGAGGTGGCCGACCGCATCCACATCCACCGGCTGGGACGGCGCCTCTGCGTGGTCGATCCCAAGCAGATCTCGATGTCCGATGCCGTCGCCCTCATGACCGGCGCCAAGAAACCGCCCGAAGACGCATTGGCGGCCTGA
- a CDS encoding ABC transporter permease, producing MSQIQEFEKVLSGSDTSVASFDEHGKSFVKRAQHFLHSTPAAVPLIVLVLSIIIFGVAIGGRFFSSYTLTLILQQIAIVGILGAAQTLVILTAGIDLSIGVVMVISAVVMGNCAVSYGMPTILAVALGLAAGAACGLLNGLLVAYMKLPPFIVTLGTWNIVMATNFIYSANETIRDADVDAQAPLLHFFALSFRVGSAVLTAGVIAMVLLVMLLWYVLNHTAWGRHVYAVGDDPEAAKLSGIQTKKVLMAVYTLAGLIAAFAAWVSIGRNGSISPSAAVTDYNLQAITATVIGGISLFGGRGSILGTLFGAMIVGVVSMGLNMLGADPQWKVLLTGVLIIGAVAIDQWIRKVSV from the coding sequence ATGTCGCAAATCCAGGAATTCGAGAAGGTACTCTCGGGCAGCGACACCAGCGTCGCCAGCTTTGACGAGCACGGCAAGTCGTTCGTCAAGCGCGCCCAGCATTTCCTGCATTCCACGCCGGCCGCCGTGCCGCTGATCGTGCTGGTGCTGTCGATCATCATCTTCGGCGTCGCCATCGGCGGACGGTTCTTTTCGTCCTACACGCTGACGCTGATCCTGCAGCAGATCGCCATCGTCGGCATCCTGGGCGCTGCCCAGACGCTTGTCATCCTGACCGCCGGCATCGACCTTTCGATCGGCGTGGTGATGGTGATCTCGGCCGTGGTCATGGGCAATTGCGCCGTCAGCTACGGCATGCCGACCATCCTCGCGGTGGCGCTCGGCCTTGCCGCGGGCGCGGCCTGCGGCCTGCTCAACGGGCTGCTCGTCGCTTACATGAAGCTACCGCCCTTCATCGTCACGCTGGGCACCTGGAACATCGTCATGGCCACCAACTTCATCTATTCGGCCAACGAGACGATCCGTGACGCCGATGTCGATGCCCAGGCGCCGCTGCTGCACTTCTTCGCGCTGAGTTTCAGGGTCGGCTCAGCCGTGCTGACAGCCGGCGTCATCGCCATGGTCCTCTTGGTGATGCTGCTCTGGTATGTCCTCAACCACACCGCCTGGGGCCGCCACGTCTATGCCGTCGGCGACGATCCGGAGGCGGCGAAGCTCTCGGGTATCCAGACCAAGAAGGTGTTGATGGCCGTCTATACGCTGGCCGGCCTCATCGCCGCCTTCGCGGCCTGGGTATCGATCGGCCGCAACGGTTCGATCTCGCCCTCGGCCGCCGTCACCGACTACAATCTTCAGGCCATCACCGCGACGGTGATCGGCGGCATCTCGCTCTTCGGCGGCCGCGGCTCGATCCTCGGCACGCTGTTCGGCGCCATGATCGTCGGCGTCGTCTCGATGGGCCTCAACATGCTGGGCGCCGATCCGCAATGGAAAGTGCTGCTCACCGGCGTGCTGATCATCGGCGCCGTCGCGATCGACCAGTGGATCAGAAAGGTTTCGGTGTAA
- a CDS encoding sugar ABC transporter substrate-binding protein gives MAFASSASAAGVGACLITKTDTNPFFVKMKEGATAKAKELGVDLKTYAGKIDGDSESQVAAIESCIADGAKGILITASDTKGIVPTVKKARDAGLLVIALDTPLDPIDAADATFATDNLEAGKLIGAWAAATLGDKAKDAKIGFLDLTPSQPTVDVLRDQGFMIGYGIDPKDPNKIGDEDDPRIVGHDVTNGNEEGGRKAMENLLQKDNTINVIHTINEPAAVGAYQALKAVGLEKQVLIVSVDGGCPGVKSVAEGVIGATSQQYPLQMAALGIEAIAAYAKDGTKPKPTEGKNFFDTGVNLVTDKPANGVKSIDTKEGLAKCWG, from the coding sequence ATGGCGTTCGCCTCGTCCGCGTCTGCCGCGGGCGTGGGCGCCTGCCTGATCACCAAGACCGACACCAATCCTTTCTTCGTCAAGATGAAGGAGGGCGCCACCGCCAAGGCCAAGGAACTCGGCGTCGACCTCAAGACCTATGCCGGCAAGATCGACGGCGACAGCGAGAGTCAGGTTGCGGCGATCGAGAGCTGCATCGCCGACGGCGCAAAGGGCATCCTGATCACCGCCTCCGATACCAAGGGCATCGTGCCGACGGTGAAGAAGGCGCGCGACGCCGGCCTGCTGGTGATCGCGCTCGACACGCCGCTCGATCCGATCGACGCCGCTGACGCCACTTTTGCCACCGACAATCTGGAAGCCGGCAAGCTGATCGGCGCCTGGGCCGCCGCCACGCTCGGCGACAAGGCCAAGGACGCCAAGATCGGCTTCCTCGATTTGACCCCGTCTCAGCCGACCGTCGACGTGCTGCGCGACCAGGGCTTCATGATCGGCTACGGCATCGATCCCAAGGACCCGAACAAGATCGGCGACGAGGATGACCCGCGCATCGTCGGCCACGACGTCACCAACGGCAACGAGGAAGGCGGCCGCAAGGCGATGGAGAACCTTCTGCAGAAGGACAACACCATCAACGTCATCCACACCATCAACGAGCCCGCCGCCGTGGGCGCCTATCAGGCGCTCAAGGCCGTCGGTCTCGAAAAGCAGGTGCTGATCGTCTCGGTCGACGGCGGCTGCCCGGGTGTCAAGTCGGTTGCCGAAGGCGTAATCGGCGCCACATCGCAGCAGTATCCGCTGCAGATGGCGGCGCTCGGCATCGAGGCGATCGCCGCCTATGCCAAGGACGGCACCAAGCCGAAGCCGACCGAAGGCAAGAACTTCTTCGACACCGGCGTCAACCTGGTGACCGACAAGCCGGCCAACGGTGTGAAGTCCATCGACACCAAGGAAGGCCTGGCCAAGTGCTGGGGCTGA
- a CDS encoding ROK family transcriptional regulator, which translates to METGIARHGSPEALESRMHRGTNQSGMRDHNERLVLSLVRQHGSLAKSDIARMTGLSAQTVSVIMRELEEDKLLLRQAPLRGKIGQPSIPMALNPEGAFFIGLKIGRRSAELVLIDFLGNVRAMLQNSYRYPAPRETVEFVTAGIKKMRGELTPAQDKRIAGLGIAMPFELWNWADTAGAPRDVMDEWRHRDIRADIQGQCDFPVYLQNDATSACGAELVFGQAGGARDFVYFYIGAFAGGGIVLNGRLFGGPTGNAGALGSMPVPGPDGKPTQLIDVASIAILEKALSAKGVDGSYLWTSPQEWGEIGAELDAWIAGAAQALAYAIVAASSVIDFEAAVIDGWMPLSVRRRLVDAVTDALAGIDAEGLKLPIVREGTVGIHARALGGASLPLSERFLVGPTSISRSA; encoded by the coding sequence GTGGAGACCGGCATTGCGAGGCACGGTTCGCCCGAAGCTTTGGAGAGCCGCATGCATCGCGGCACCAACCAGAGCGGCATGCGCGACCACAACGAAAGGCTCGTGCTGTCGCTGGTGCGCCAGCATGGCAGCCTCGCCAAATCCGACATTGCGCGCATGACGGGGCTCTCGGCCCAGACAGTCTCCGTCATCATGCGAGAACTCGAGGAAGACAAGCTGCTTCTGCGCCAGGCGCCGTTGCGCGGCAAGATCGGCCAGCCGTCCATTCCGATGGCGCTCAACCCGGAAGGCGCTTTTTTCATCGGCCTCAAGATCGGCCGCCGAAGCGCCGAGCTGGTGCTGATCGATTTCCTCGGCAACGTGCGCGCAATGCTGCAGAATTCCTACCGCTACCCGGCGCCCCGCGAGACGGTCGAGTTCGTCACCGCCGGCATCAAGAAGATGCGCGGCGAGCTGACGCCGGCGCAGGACAAGCGCATTGCCGGGCTCGGCATCGCCATGCCGTTCGAGCTCTGGAACTGGGCCGACACTGCCGGCGCGCCGCGCGACGTCATGGACGAATGGCGCCACCGCGACATCCGCGCCGACATCCAGGGGCAGTGCGACTTTCCGGTCTATCTCCAGAACGACGCGACGTCGGCCTGCGGGGCGGAGCTCGTCTTCGGCCAGGCGGGAGGCGCGCGCGATTTCGTCTATTTCTACATCGGCGCCTTTGCCGGGGGCGGCATCGTGCTCAACGGACGCCTGTTCGGCGGACCGACGGGCAATGCCGGCGCGCTTGGCTCGATGCCGGTGCCAGGACCCGACGGCAAGCCGACGCAGCTGATCGACGTCGCCTCGATCGCCATATTAGAAAAAGCGCTCAGCGCGAAAGGCGTAGATGGTTCTTATCTTTGGACCTCGCCGCAGGAATGGGGCGAGATCGGGGCTGAGCTCGACGCTTGGATCGCCGGCGCCGCGCAGGCGCTGGCCTATGCCATCGTGGCGGCCTCGTCAGTCATCGATTTCGAGGCCGCCGTGATCGACGGCTGGATGCCGCTCAGCGTGAGGCGGCGACTGGTCGACGCAGTCACCGATGCGCTCGCCGGCATCGATGCAGAGGGACTGAAGCTGCCCATCGTGCGCGAAGGAACCGTCGGCATCCATGCGCGGGCGCTGGGCGGCGCCAGCCTGCCGCTGTCCGAACGCTTCCTCGTCGGTCCGACCTCCATTTCCAGGAGCGCCTGA
- a CDS encoding RbsD/FucU domain-containing protein, which yields MLIGIPSLLGPQLLATLRAMGHGDEVALVDGNYPAEEQARRLIRADGHHLIPVLDAILSVLPVDEAVPEALFRASVQGDPALADPVHHEMEAVCARRAPGRKVIALAGPDFYARVKTAHAIVATSEPRLYANIIIRKGVIHPPETDKT from the coding sequence ATGCTCATCGGCATTCCGTCGCTGCTCGGCCCGCAGCTTCTGGCGACGCTGCGCGCGATGGGTCACGGCGACGAGGTCGCGCTGGTCGACGGTAACTATCCTGCGGAGGAACAGGCGCGGCGGCTGATCCGCGCCGACGGCCATCATCTCATCCCCGTGCTCGACGCGATCCTCAGCGTGCTGCCCGTCGACGAGGCGGTGCCGGAGGCGCTGTTTCGCGCTTCGGTCCAGGGCGATCCGGCGCTTGCAGATCCGGTGCATCACGAGATGGAGGCGGTCTGCGCAAGACGTGCGCCCGGACGCAAGGTGATTGCGCTCGCCGGCCCCGACTTCTATGCACGCGTCAAGACCGCGCACGCCATCGTGGCGACCAGCGAACCCAGACTCTACGCCAACATCATCATCCGCAAGGGCGTGATCCATCCGCCGGAGACCGACAAGACATGA